Proteins co-encoded in one Actinomadura luteofluorescens genomic window:
- the rnc gene encoding ribonuclease III, which produces MTGALGVDVGEELLERALTHRSYAYENGGLPTNERLEFLGDSVLGLVVTDTLFRGHPDLPEGQLAKLRAAVVNMRALAGVARGLGVGAHIRLGRGEEGTGGRDKASILADTLEALIGAVYLDRGLGEASALVHRLFDGLIKRSAGLGAGLDWKTSLQELTAVEELGVPEYHVAESGPDHQKTFRASVRVGGETYGSGEGRSKKEAEQHAAEAAWNAIREIVVQREATQAEPAPREAAEGDDAAREAGQAAQAGA; this is translated from the coding sequence CTGACCGGCGCGCTCGGTGTCGACGTGGGCGAGGAGCTGCTCGAACGCGCCCTGACACACCGTTCCTACGCCTACGAGAACGGCGGCCTGCCCACCAACGAGCGCCTGGAGTTCCTCGGCGACTCGGTGCTGGGCCTCGTCGTCACCGACACCCTGTTCCGCGGCCACCCCGACCTGCCCGAGGGGCAGCTCGCCAAGCTGCGCGCCGCCGTGGTCAACATGCGCGCCCTCGCCGGCGTCGCCCGCGGCCTCGGCGTCGGCGCCCACATCCGGCTCGGCCGCGGCGAGGAGGGCACCGGAGGCCGCGACAAGGCCTCGATCCTCGCCGACACGCTGGAGGCGCTGATCGGCGCCGTCTACCTCGACCGGGGTCTCGGCGAGGCGTCCGCGCTGGTGCACCGGCTCTTCGACGGGCTGATCAAGCGGTCGGCGGGCCTCGGCGCAGGCCTGGACTGGAAGACCTCGCTGCAGGAGCTCACCGCCGTCGAGGAGCTCGGCGTCCCCGAGTACCACGTCGCCGAGAGCGGCCCCGACCACCAGAAGACGTTCCGCGCCTCCGTGCGGGTCGGCGGCGAGACCTACGGGTCCGGCGAGGGCCGCAGCAAGAAGGAGGCCGAGCAGCACGCCGCCGAGGCCGCCTGGAACGCCATCCGCGAGATCGTCGTCCAGCGCGAGGCGACCCAGGCCGAGCCGGCGCCGCGAGAGGCGGCCGAGGGCGACGACGCGGCCAGGGAGGCCGGGCAGGCGGCGCAGGCCGGTGCCTGA
- the rpmF gene encoding 50S ribosomal protein L32, giving the protein MAVPKRKKSRSNTRHRRSQWKTAAPNLVECPTCRDHKLPHTACATCGTYDRRQVIAPSA; this is encoded by the coding sequence GTGGCCGTCCCGAAGCGGAAGAAGTCGCGCAGCAACACGCGGCACCGGCGTTCGCAGTGGAAGACCGCGGCGCCGAACCTGGTCGAGTGCCCGACGTGCCGCGACCACAAGCTGCCGCACACTGCGTGCGCGACGTGCGGAACCTACGACCGGCGGCAGGTCATCGCCCCGTCGGCCTGA
- a CDS encoding YceD family protein, whose protein sequence is MPHESRIPLTRNDPSAPFKLDTRALSRQPGSSREEHLSVPAPENFGVEMVGVPEGAAIELDLRLEAVLEGVLVTGTATVPLKGECSRCLDPIASTFEADFQELYVYDDTRSGGNAEDDELRLEGDLIDLEPVLRDAVLLALPLSPLCRDDCPGLCPDCGARLADVEPGHRHDVADPRWAALRDLAGDNAPAAPDRGNGSSGTRDSSDREGKQEG, encoded by the coding sequence ATGCCTCACGAAAGCAGGATTCCGCTGACACGCAACGACCCCAGCGCTCCGTTCAAGCTCGACACACGAGCTCTGAGCAGGCAACCCGGGTCGTCGCGGGAGGAGCACCTGTCCGTGCCGGCACCGGAGAATTTCGGCGTCGAGATGGTGGGCGTCCCCGAGGGCGCCGCGATCGAGCTGGATCTCCGGCTCGAAGCGGTCCTGGAGGGGGTGCTCGTCACCGGCACGGCGACGGTCCCTCTCAAGGGGGAGTGCTCCCGCTGCCTCGACCCGATCGCCTCGACCTTCGAGGCGGACTTCCAGGAGCTCTACGTCTACGACGACACCCGCTCGGGCGGGAACGCCGAGGACGACGAGCTCCGCCTCGAGGGCGACCTGATCGACCTCGAACCGGTCCTGCGGGACGCGGTGCTGCTCGCACTGCCGCTGTCCCCGCTGTGCCGGGACGACTGCCCGGGCCTGTGCCCGGACTGCGGTGCGCGGCTCGCCGACGTCGAGCCGGGCCACCGCCACGACGTCGCCGACCCCCGGTGGGCGGCGCTGCGGGACCTTGCCGGCGACAACGCGCCGGCAGCCCCCGACCGGGGGAACGGGAGCTCCGGCACCCGTGATTCATCGGATCGAGAAGGAAAGCAGGAGGGCTGA
- the coaD gene encoding pantetheine-phosphate adenylyltransferase, whose translation MRRVVCPGSFDPVTNGHLDIISRASRLYDEVVVAVLINKSKKSLFTVDERADMISEVTREYGNVSVDTFYGLTVDYCKEQDIPVIVRGLRAVSDYEYELQMAQMNHRIAGVETLFMATNPEYAFLSSSLMKEVVRFGGDVSGLVPDSVHDRLVQRLQKDG comes from the coding sequence GTGCGCCGTGTCGTCTGTCCGGGATCGTTCGACCCCGTCACCAACGGGCATCTCGACATCATCAGCCGCGCCTCCCGCCTCTACGACGAGGTGGTCGTCGCCGTGCTGATCAACAAGAGCAAGAAGAGCCTGTTCACCGTGGACGAGCGCGCCGACATGATCTCCGAGGTCACCCGGGAGTACGGCAACGTCTCGGTCGACACCTTCTACGGGCTCACCGTCGACTACTGCAAGGAACAGGACATCCCGGTGATCGTCCGGGGGCTGCGGGCCGTCAGCGACTACGAGTACGAGCTGCAGATGGCCCAGATGAACCACCGGATCGCCGGCGTGGAGACGCTGTTCATGGCGACCAACCCCGAGTACGCGTTCCTCTCGTCCAGCCTGATGAAGGAGGTCGTGAGGTTCGGCGGGGACGTCTCCGGCCTCGTCCCCGACAGCGTCCACGACCGGCTGGTGCAGCGCCTCCAGAAGGACGGCTGA
- a CDS encoding penicillin-binding transpeptidase domain-containing protein, translating into MEPGIDRAVARIWVITLLLILALLVNVTYVQGFQAQGLRDDPLNARQFEDRFKIDRGPIVAGGERLAWSEQVGDDRFQRRYKDGAAFAPVTGYFSVFSQTGLEESGNHFLDGTDPRLATTNLVDKLIGKHVPGGTVVSTISPDAQRAAYEALRSSGARRGAAVVLDARTGAILVLASTPSYDPNEVSTLDREKATKAFARLGDQPRKPLLDKAAYEVFPPGSTFKTVVAAAALRSGTGEDTRVKAGRSYKPPGAGQAINNDAGDIGGSCDLPRIPLIEAYAQSCNTTFAYMGAQKPGNDAVKAQADRFGFGERIEFADGLKSAPSSFPATDQPSLSALGSIGQGSTVASPLQMAMVAAAVLNDGEVMRPRLVDRLRAPDGATVDRISPRRMSRALTGDQAKQMRDMMEAVVERGTGKSLRGTSILGGKTGTADVEGASYNDRWFIGFGPRSDPRYAVAVMTEASGYGIESGPLAARIVDALGG; encoded by the coding sequence ATGGAGCCCGGGATCGACCGCGCGGTGGCACGCATCTGGGTGATCACCCTGCTGCTGATCCTGGCGCTCCTGGTGAACGTCACCTACGTGCAGGGCTTCCAGGCGCAGGGGCTGCGGGACGACCCGCTCAACGCCCGCCAGTTCGAGGACCGCTTCAAGATCGACCGAGGGCCGATCGTCGCGGGCGGCGAACGGCTCGCCTGGTCCGAGCAGGTCGGCGACGACCGGTTCCAGCGCCGCTACAAGGACGGCGCCGCCTTCGCGCCGGTCACCGGCTACTTCTCGGTGTTCTCCCAGACGGGCCTGGAGGAGTCCGGGAACCACTTCCTGGACGGGACCGACCCCCGTCTCGCCACCACCAACCTCGTCGACAAGCTGATCGGCAAGCACGTCCCCGGCGGAACGGTGGTGTCCACCATCAGCCCCGACGCGCAGCGCGCCGCCTACGAGGCGCTCCGGTCCAGCGGTGCCCGCCGGGGAGCGGCGGTCGTCCTCGACGCGCGCACCGGCGCGATCCTGGTGCTGGCCTCCACGCCGTCCTACGACCCGAACGAGGTGTCGACGCTCGACCGGGAGAAGGCGACGAAGGCCTTCGCCCGGCTCGGCGACCAGCCGCGCAAGCCGCTGCTCGACAAGGCCGCCTACGAAGTGTTCCCGCCGGGCTCCACGTTCAAGACCGTGGTCGCCGCGGCGGCGCTGAGATCCGGCACGGGCGAGGACACGCGCGTCAAGGCCGGGCGCAGCTACAAGCCACCGGGCGCGGGGCAGGCGATCAACAACGACGCGGGCGACATCGGCGGCTCCTGCGACCTGCCCCGGATCCCCCTCATCGAGGCGTACGCGCAGTCGTGCAACACGACGTTCGCCTACATGGGCGCCCAGAAACCGGGCAACGACGCGGTGAAGGCGCAGGCGGACAGGTTCGGATTCGGTGAGCGGATCGAGTTCGCGGACGGCCTGAAAAGCGCCCCCAGTTCCTTCCCGGCGACCGACCAGCCGTCGCTCAGCGCGCTCGGCTCCATCGGGCAGGGCAGCACGGTCGCCTCGCCTCTGCAGATGGCCATGGTCGCCGCCGCGGTCCTCAACGACGGGGAGGTCATGCGGCCCCGGCTGGTGGACAGGCTGCGCGCGCCCGACGGCGCGACGGTCGACAGGATCTCGCCCCGACGGATGTCTCGCGCGCTGACCGGGGACCAGGCGAAGCAGATGCGGGACATGATGGAGGCCGTGGTCGAGCGGGGCACCGGCAAGTCCCTGCGGGGCACGTCCATCCTCGGCGGCAAGACCGGGACCGCCGACGTCGAGGGCGCCTCCTACAACGATCGCTGGTTCATCGGGTTCGGCCCGCGCAGCGATCCCAGGTACGCGGTCGCGGTGATGACCGAGGCGTCCGGGTACGGCATCGAGTCCGGCCCCCTCGCCGCCAGGATCGTCGACGCGCTGGGCGGCTGA
- the rsmD gene encoding 16S rRNA (guanine(966)-N(2))-methyltransferase RsmD: MSRVIAGSAGGRRLAVPPGRDTRPTSDRAREGLFSTVLALLGPLDGLRVADLYAGSGAVGLEALSRGAGHALLVESHPRAMKVIRQNAGTLGLPGAVPCADKVERLVRKAPDEPYDLIFADPPYALADSAVTALLEDLRDNGWATPDALVVVERAARGPALEWPDGYEAERERRYGEAVFWYGRAAGR; encoded by the coding sequence GTGAGCAGGGTCATCGCGGGGAGTGCCGGGGGGCGGCGGCTGGCCGTCCCGCCGGGACGGGACACCAGGCCGACCAGCGACCGCGCCCGGGAGGGGCTCTTCTCCACGGTCCTGGCCCTGCTCGGTCCGCTGGACGGGCTGCGCGTCGCCGACCTGTACGCGGGCTCAGGCGCGGTCGGTCTCGAAGCGCTGTCGCGGGGCGCCGGCCATGCGCTGCTGGTCGAGTCGCATCCGCGGGCGATGAAGGTGATCCGGCAGAACGCCGGGACGCTCGGGCTGCCTGGCGCGGTCCCGTGCGCCGACAAGGTGGAGCGGCTCGTCCGCAAGGCGCCGGACGAGCCCTACGACCTCATCTTCGCCGACCCGCCGTACGCTCTGGCGGACTCGGCCGTGACCGCCCTGCTGGAGGATCTGCGCGACAACGGGTGGGCCACTCCTGACGCGCTGGTCGTCGTGGAGCGTGCCGCCCGGGGCCCGGCGCTTGAGTGGCCCGACGGCTACGAGGCCGAGCGGGAGCGACGTTACGGCGAGGCGGTGTTCTGGTACGGCCGCGCCGCCGGCCGTTGA
- a CDS encoding HEAT repeat domain-containing protein, whose translation MTRPIRLDQAEQFLRDPDPATRAEALTALTRAARTGEAPRGTGDTFAWALADDHENVRRVAADALRDLPELYFGDDGVDALLLAAARGRDTTVRDTAADLIGILAKGAAELYAQGFEDDEPQVRIQAVLGLTALRETARVAEAADDPSREVRVAVAEGLGHLAHPSGLPALEHLLTDHDPVVRIAALTTAAELGVPEPLEGRVVTATAHANWQVRRHAVRALAEARPDVAVQPLLKALHDRTVDVRRAAVQALEQWATDIPEVITALTETLTDPDPGVRTQARWSLA comes from the coding sequence ATGACTCGCCCCATCCGGCTCGACCAGGCCGAACAATTCCTCCGCGACCCCGACCCCGCGACACGCGCCGAAGCCCTCACGGCCCTCACCAGAGCCGCCCGCACCGGAGAGGCGCCGCGCGGCACCGGCGACACCTTCGCCTGGGCCCTCGCCGACGACCACGAGAACGTCCGCCGCGTCGCCGCCGACGCCCTGCGCGACCTGCCCGAACTCTACTTCGGCGACGACGGCGTCGACGCGCTGCTCCTCGCCGCCGCCCGCGGCCGCGACACCACCGTCCGCGACACCGCCGCCGACCTCATCGGCATCCTCGCCAAAGGCGCCGCCGAACTGTACGCCCAAGGCTTCGAGGACGACGAACCACAGGTCCGCATCCAGGCCGTCCTCGGCCTGACCGCGCTCCGCGAGACCGCCCGCGTCGCCGAAGCCGCCGACGACCCCTCCCGCGAAGTCCGCGTCGCCGTCGCCGAAGGCCTCGGCCACCTCGCCCACCCCTCCGGCCTCCCCGCCCTCGAACACCTCCTCACCGACCACGACCCCGTCGTCCGCATCGCCGCCCTCACCACCGCCGCCGAACTCGGCGTCCCCGAACCCCTCGAAGGACGCGTCGTCACCGCCACCGCCCACGCCAACTGGCAGGTCCGCCGCCACGCCGTCCGCGCCCTGGCCGAAGCCCGCCCCGACGTCGCCGTCCAACCACTGCTCAAAGCCCTGCACGACCGCACCGTCGACGTCCGCCGGGCCGCCGTCCAAGCCCTCGAACAATGGGCCACCGACATCCCCGAGGTCATCACCGCCCTGACCGAAACCCTCACCGACCCCGACCCGGGCGTCCGAACCCAAGCCCGCTGGAGTCTTGCTTAA
- a CDS encoding putative leader peptide — MNPSRALIARLHVDLRRQASALCPRR, encoded by the coding sequence GTGAACCCGAGTCGTGCGCTGATCGCCCGCCTGCACGTCGACCTCCGGCGCCAGGCGAGCGCCCTGTGTCCCCGTCGCTGA
- a CDS encoding DAK2 domain-containing protein — MALDDGVVLDGAAVRRWCRLAAEALGRTRAEIDALNVFPVPDGDTGTNLHLTVIAAADALDEPPGGADPWRTLAQGALLGARGNSGVILSQVLRGLADVLGPLEAPPDGATLAAALDHASVLARGAVEHPVEGTILSVLAEAAAACATAPGTGLPEAARAAAAGARRALRRTTGQLDVLARSGVVDAGAAGLCVVLDALVAVITDEYPERYDVPHRTAGTAAPTAPDPAAQGFGYEVMYLLDAPDDAVHTLRERLDGLGDSLVVVGGDGLWNVHVHVDDAGAAIEAGMAAGRPHRVRVTYLHAAEGGPHAPHTGRAVIAVTAADGLAALFEQSGARVVRREPGAVPPLAVLAEALLAAGDEVAVLPNEPEVLALAEAAAERARDGGARIAVVPTKASVQGLAALAVHDPLRRFAEDVIEMTRAAGATRFGHLEVAAQEAVTSAGLCRPGDVLGLIEGDVATIGADLAAVARDVLDRMLSGGGELVTLIPGRHAPPGLAAGLEDHLRRRRPDAEVGVYAGDQERYPLLIGVE, encoded by the coding sequence GTGGCCCTCGATGATGGGGTGGTCCTCGACGGTGCGGCGGTGCGCCGGTGGTGCAGGCTCGCGGCGGAGGCCCTCGGCCGGACGAGGGCCGAGATCGACGCGCTCAACGTGTTCCCCGTCCCGGACGGCGACACCGGCACCAACCTGCACCTGACCGTCATCGCGGCGGCCGACGCCCTCGACGAGCCGCCGGGCGGCGCGGACCCGTGGCGGACCCTGGCGCAGGGGGCGCTGCTCGGCGCCCGCGGCAACTCCGGCGTGATCCTCAGCCAGGTGCTCCGGGGGCTCGCCGACGTCCTCGGCCCGCTGGAGGCGCCGCCGGACGGCGCGACCCTCGCGGCGGCCCTCGACCACGCGTCCGTCCTGGCCCGCGGCGCCGTCGAGCACCCCGTCGAGGGCACGATCCTGAGCGTCCTCGCCGAGGCCGCCGCGGCCTGCGCGACGGCCCCCGGGACCGGGCTGCCCGAGGCCGCGCGAGCCGCCGCCGCGGGCGCCCGGCGGGCGCTGCGCCGCACCACCGGGCAGCTGGACGTGCTGGCCCGCAGCGGCGTCGTGGACGCCGGCGCGGCCGGGCTCTGCGTCGTGCTCGACGCCCTCGTCGCCGTGATCACCGATGAGTACCCCGAGCGGTACGACGTCCCGCACCGCACCGCCGGGACGGCCGCGCCCACCGCGCCGGACCCGGCCGCCCAGGGCTTCGGCTACGAGGTGATGTACCTGCTGGACGCGCCCGACGACGCCGTCCACACGCTGCGGGAACGCCTCGACGGCCTCGGCGACTCCCTCGTCGTGGTCGGCGGTGACGGGCTGTGGAACGTGCACGTCCACGTCGACGACGCGGGGGCGGCCATCGAGGCGGGCATGGCGGCGGGACGCCCGCACCGCGTCCGCGTCACCTACCTGCACGCCGCCGAAGGCGGACCGCACGCGCCGCACACCGGCCGCGCCGTGATCGCCGTCACCGCGGCCGACGGGCTGGCCGCGCTGTTCGAGCAGAGCGGGGCGCGGGTCGTGCGGCGCGAGCCCGGCGCCGTCCCGCCGCTCGCGGTGCTCGCCGAGGCCCTCCTCGCCGCCGGCGACGAGGTGGCCGTGCTGCCGAACGAACCGGAGGTCCTCGCCCTCGCCGAGGCCGCCGCGGAGCGCGCGCGGGACGGCGGGGCGCGCATCGCGGTGGTCCCGACGAAGGCGTCCGTCCAGGGGCTGGCGGCGCTCGCCGTGCACGACCCGCTGCGCCGCTTCGCCGAGGACGTGATCGAGATGACCCGCGCCGCCGGCGCCACCCGCTTCGGCCACCTGGAGGTCGCCGCGCAGGAGGCGGTGACGAGCGCCGGCCTCTGCCGGCCGGGCGACGTCCTCGGCCTGATCGAGGGCGACGTCGCGACCATCGGCGCGGACCTCGCCGCGGTGGCGCGCGACGTCCTGGACCGGATGCTGTCGGGCGGCGGCGAGCTGGTCACGCTGATCCCGGGGCGGCACGCCCCGCCCGGCCTCGCCGCCGGACTGGAGGACCATCTGCGCCGCCGGCGGCCCGACGCGGAGGTCGGCGTCTACGCCGGCGACCAGGAACGCTACCCCCTGCTCATCGGCGTCGAGTGA
- the rpmB gene encoding 50S ribosomal protein L28, which produces MASVCDVCGKGPGFGMRVSHSHRRTPRRWNPNIQRVRAVVNGSTKRINACTSCIKAGKIVKPTV; this is translated from the coding sequence GTGGCTTCCGTCTGCGACGTCTGCGGCAAGGGACCCGGTTTCGGCATGCGCGTCTCCCACTCGCACCGCCGCACCCCGCGCCGCTGGAACCCCAACATCCAGCGCGTGCGCGCCGTCGTGAACGGCAGCACCAAGCGGATCAACGCCTGCACGTCCTGCATCAAGGCCGGCAAGATCGTCAAGCCGACGGTCTGA
- the thiD gene encoding bifunctional hydroxymethylpyrimidine kinase/phosphomethylpyrimidine kinase, with the protein MTRTASAPPLVLTIAGSDSGGGAGIQADLKTMLALGVHGMSVVAAVTAQNSLGVQGYWELPPEAVRAQIDSVLSDIGVHAIKTGMLASSALVEIVAETLAASDAPAVVDPVGVSKHGDSLLAPEAVDAVRSALLPAATVVTPNLYEVEQLTGVKVVDESGLREAAEAVKALGPAWVLIKGGHLPGEPADLLFDGEREHRFTAPRHDNRHTHGTGCTLASAIASHLALGDDVPAAVARAKEYVTGAIAAGFPLGAGIGPVDHAWRHRG; encoded by the coding sequence CCATCGCGGGCTCGGACTCCGGCGGCGGCGCCGGCATCCAGGCGGACCTGAAGACCATGCTCGCGCTCGGCGTCCACGGGATGAGCGTCGTCGCCGCCGTCACCGCGCAGAACTCCCTCGGCGTCCAGGGCTACTGGGAGCTGCCGCCCGAGGCCGTGCGCGCCCAGATCGACTCGGTGCTGTCCGACATCGGCGTCCACGCGATCAAGACCGGCATGCTCGCGTCCAGCGCCCTGGTCGAGATCGTCGCCGAGACTCTCGCCGCGTCCGACGCCCCCGCCGTCGTGGACCCGGTCGGCGTCTCCAAGCACGGCGACTCGCTGCTCGCCCCGGAGGCCGTGGACGCCGTCCGCTCGGCGCTGCTGCCCGCCGCCACCGTCGTCACGCCCAACCTGTACGAGGTGGAGCAGCTCACCGGCGTCAAGGTCGTGGACGAGTCGGGGCTGCGCGAGGCCGCCGAGGCGGTCAAGGCGCTCGGCCCCGCCTGGGTGCTGATCAAGGGCGGGCACCTGCCGGGCGAGCCCGCCGACCTGCTGTTCGACGGGGAGCGCGAGCACCGCTTCACCGCGCCCCGGCACGACAACCGGCACACCCACGGGACCGGCTGCACGCTCGCGTCCGCCATCGCCTCGCACCTGGCGCTCGGCGACGACGTCCCGGCCGCGGTGGCCAGGGCGAAGGAGTACGTGACGGGCGCGATCGCGGCGGGCTTCCCGCTCGGCGCCGGCATCGGCCCCGTCGACCACGCCTGGCGCCACCGCGGCTGA